One Kangiella geojedonensis DNA segment encodes these proteins:
- a CDS encoding TIGR02444 family protein, producing MNNATNLDLVLEQKDISAADWADEFWDWTCAVYADGDVQTLCLAMQNRFNCNVNFLLLAIWLGQRHYLISKTGWSMLIKRTERLREGVRKIRQSRRKIKLADRQKYEELLDLELKGENLVQAKAMDTLLGFNNSILEESTVEPNLINYVRATSSGDEAEKDAKALGALVQKLSD from the coding sequence ATTTGGATTTGGTACTGGAGCAGAAAGATATCTCGGCAGCAGATTGGGCCGATGAATTTTGGGACTGGACTTGTGCGGTTTATGCTGACGGGGATGTTCAAACCTTATGTTTAGCGATGCAGAATCGTTTTAACTGCAATGTGAACTTTCTGTTATTAGCCATTTGGTTAGGGCAGCGTCATTACCTGATTTCCAAAACTGGCTGGAGCATGTTGATAAAAAGAACAGAGCGGTTGCGCGAAGGTGTGCGTAAAATCCGTCAAAGTCGCCGCAAAATAAAGCTTGCTGATCGCCAGAAGTACGAAGAGTTACTGGACTTAGAGCTTAAAGGCGAAAACCTGGTTCAGGCTAAAGCTATGGATACTTTACTTGGATTTAACAATTCAATCCTTGAAGAAAGCACGGTTGAGCCCAACCTTATTAATTACGTCCGCGCCACAAGTAGTGGCGATGAGGCGGAAAAAGATGCCAAAGCGCTAGGTGCTCTGGTTCAAAAGTTGAGCGATTAG
- the fkpA gene encoding FKBP-type peptidyl-prolyl cis-trans isomerase, whose translation MKLLSIKKTAVALALAGTLVACDSGNDKSNNATKAEEKGTVATKQQGEFENMHEKAAYSMGVNFSRQMSKNFDSIKEYGIEIDKELVVEGMRDGFAGNAKFSEEEVKANMNEFQAALNEKMKERQAEIAAEAKKKAEETLKKGQAFEAEYAEKEGVTKTESGLMYRVIEDAEGSESPTAEDAVRVHYRGTFIDGKEFDSSYKRNKPIDFNLSGVIPGWTEGLQYMTVGDKYEFVIPAALAYGENDRAQIPGNSTLIFDVELLAINPEEPYKAPEESVEEKLEAAGEAVEESASEAVDAVKEGAEEVKEEVEEATGDKQ comes from the coding sequence ATGAAATTATTATCGATCAAAAAAACAGCTGTAGCGCTTGCTCTAGCGGGCACGCTTGTTGCTTGTGATTCTGGCAATGATAAGTCAAACAATGCTACAAAAGCTGAAGAGAAGGGTACTGTTGCAACTAAGCAGCAAGGTGAATTCGAGAATATGCATGAGAAAGCCGCCTATTCAATGGGGGTGAATTTTTCTCGCCAAATGTCTAAAAACTTTGACTCTATTAAAGAGTATGGCATTGAAATTGATAAAGAGTTAGTCGTTGAAGGTATGCGCGATGGTTTTGCTGGAAATGCAAAGTTCTCTGAAGAAGAAGTTAAAGCTAACATGAACGAATTCCAAGCAGCGCTTAATGAAAAGATGAAAGAACGCCAAGCTGAGATAGCTGCAGAAGCCAAGAAAAAAGCTGAAGAGACTTTGAAAAAAGGGCAGGCTTTTGAGGCTGAGTACGCAGAAAAAGAAGGTGTTACGAAAACTGAATCAGGCTTGATGTATCGCGTTATTGAAGATGCTGAAGGTTCAGAAAGCCCAACAGCTGAAGATGCCGTGCGTGTCCACTATCGCGGTACCTTTATTGACGGAAAAGAATTCGATAGTTCATACAAGCGTAATAAGCCTATCGATTTCAACTTAAGTGGCGTTATTCCTGGTTGGACTGAAGGCCTTCAGTACATGACCGTTGGCGATAAGTATGAGTTTGTGATTCCAGCGGCATTAGCTTATGGCGAAAATGATCGTGCGCAGATCCCAGGTAACTCAACGTTAATCTTTGATGTTGAATTATTGGCTATTAACCCTGAAGAGCCATATAAAGCTCCTGAAGAAAGTGTCGAAGAAAAGCTTGAAGCGGCAGGTGAAGCCGTTGAAGAAAGTGCATCTGAAGCTGTTGACGCAGTGAAAGAAGGTGCTGAAGAAGTCAAAGAAGAGGTTGAAGAAGCTACGGGCGATAAGCAGTAA
- a CDS encoding DUF962 domain-containing protein, with translation MSHKELKTFNEFWPYYLGEHRLPRNRFLHYCGTFFSTALLVWLILTQNWWFIPLVLLVGYGPAWIGHFFLEKNRPATFTYPFWSLVADYKMFYYALTGRLKYEWPKYF, from the coding sequence ATGTCGCACAAAGAACTTAAAACTTTTAATGAGTTCTGGCCTTACTATCTGGGCGAGCACCGCTTGCCCAGAAACCGCTTTCTTCATTATTGTGGTACCTTTTTCTCAACGGCGCTGTTAGTCTGGTTGATTCTTACTCAGAACTGGTGGTTTATACCATTGGTGCTCCTTGTTGGATATGGCCCAGCTTGGATTGGTCATTTTTTTCTGGAAAAGAACCGCCCAGCAACCTTCACCTATCCGTTTTGGTCATTAGTGGCGGATTATAAAATGTTTTATTACGCATTAACTGGGCGCTTAAAATATGAGTGGCCTAAGTACTTTTAA
- a CDS encoding helix-turn-helix transcriptional regulator has protein sequence MAKQIPISNNIKTLRFLNEEMTQQDLAEKLGLTRQTIAAIEQRKYSPSLEVAFKIAKIFDKSLEEVFRFEGID, from the coding sequence ATGGCGAAGCAGATACCGATCAGTAACAATATTAAAACCTTGAGGTTCCTCAACGAGGAGATGACGCAGCAAGACTTGGCGGAAAAACTTGGACTCACTCGGCAAACCATTGCGGCTATTGAGCAGCGCAAATACTCGCCATCGTTAGAGGTCGCATTTAAAATTGCTAAGATTTTTGATAAGTCTTTAGAAGAGGTGTTTAGGTTCGAGGGTATTGATTAA
- a CDS encoding antibiotic biosynthesis monooxygenase family protein, producing the protein MIRIIIERNILDGKLDDYHALIRQAKNKASNMPGFLSGEIFHVKDDKHQVIVMSCWDSFETWEVWAESEDRQDLLDEMRPLLKNDEKIMVLQSSHLKKD; encoded by the coding sequence ATGATTCGTATTATTATTGAGCGTAATATTCTCGATGGTAAGCTCGACGATTATCATGCATTGATTCGCCAAGCTAAAAACAAAGCCAGCAATATGCCAGGCTTTCTATCAGGCGAAATTTTTCACGTAAAAGACGATAAGCATCAAGTTATAGTGATGTCATGCTGGGACTCTTTTGAGACTTGGGAAGTCTGGGCAGAGTCAGAAGACCGCCAAGACTTACTCGACGAGATGCGTCCTTTGTTAAAAAATGATGAAAAAATCATGGTTCTACAGTCATCGCACCTGAAAAAAGATTAA
- a CDS encoding disulfide bond formation protein B, translated as MNLNNRGWNFLGAFICYQLIVTALYFQYVDGLEPCPLCMFQRAMVIALGGVLLINAIHNPQINSWANRIYQILALLPAIGGIIIAGRHVYLQHLPEDEVPACGAPLETMMDMLPFTEVIQTVLSGDGECAKISWSFIGLSMPEWMLVIFIIATSVLGFRLFKSFQQPKPF; from the coding sequence ATGAATTTAAATAATAGAGGTTGGAACTTTCTCGGCGCATTTATCTGTTACCAGCTAATAGTAACCGCCTTGTATTTCCAATATGTAGATGGGCTCGAGCCCTGCCCTTTATGTATGTTCCAGCGCGCAATGGTCATCGCTCTTGGTGGCGTTTTGCTGATTAACGCTATTCATAATCCCCAGATCAATTCTTGGGCCAATCGAATTTATCAAATCCTTGCTCTGTTGCCCGCCATTGGTGGTATCATCATTGCAGGACGTCATGTATACCTACAGCACTTGCCAGAAGACGAAGTTCCGGCCTGTGGTGCTCCGTTGGAAACCATGATGGACATGTTGCCGTTTACTGAAGTGATTCAAACGGTATTATCAGGTGATGGCGAATGCGCCAAGATTAGTTGGAGTTTTATTGGGCTCTCAATGCCTGAATGGATGCTCGTTATTTTCATCATCGCAACCTCGGTTCTTGGGTTTAGACTTTTTAAGTCTTTTCAACAACCAAAACCATTCTAA
- a CDS encoding Tex family protein — MLQINQQIAQELNVRPQQVEAAVKLLDEGSTVPFIARYRKEVTGALDDTQLRDLEQRLGYLREMEDRRSAILKSIKEQEKLTPELEKAIKSADTKSELEDLYLPYKPKRRTKAQIAREAGLEPLAHDLWQNPSLDPEKEAEKYLNESDDKDKHIATTKDALDGARQILMEEFAENADLLKQLRDYLWENAYIKAEVVEGKEKEGIKFSDYFDHNEAFNAIPSHRILALLRGRNENILSLQMVSNQHLIKEPDAADPCVGMIAQQFNIQDQGRPADKWLQQVVLWTWKIKLHLYMETELLTKVREQGEAEAIRIFAKNLNDLLMAAPAGAKTTMGLDPGLRTGVKAVIVDDTGKLLAHSTIFPHAPQKQWDQSLRKLETMCDMHKVELISIGNGTASRETDKLVAELMKKAPQLKLQKIMVSEAGASVYSASALAAKEFPDLDVSYRGAVSIARRLQDPLAELVKIEPKSIGVGQYQHDVSQSQLAKSLDGVVEDCVNAVGVDLNMASVPLLTRVSGLSKTLAQNIYNWRNENGRFNSRQQLLDVDRMGPKTFEQAAGFLRITDGDNALDSSGVHPETYAIVEKIINDLQLQDIHQLIGNDKHLKQIKAENYTDEQFGEHTINDIIKELDKPGRDPRPEFRMVQYKEGVETLKDLKKNMELEGVVTNVTAFGAFVDVGVHQDGLVHLSVMANKFIKDPSEVVKAGDIVRVWVSDVDLQRKRISLSMIGPDTGGSTKSSNKPSSNQSKVSHKTGGKKSQKQPQGAFADALSAALKKS; from the coding sequence ATGTTACAAATTAACCAGCAGATTGCTCAAGAGCTGAATGTCCGCCCACAACAGGTGGAAGCAGCCGTAAAACTCCTTGATGAAGGTTCAACCGTTCCCTTCATCGCACGTTACCGTAAAGAAGTAACGGGCGCACTGGATGACACACAACTGCGTGATTTAGAGCAGAGACTGGGTTATTTACGTGAAATGGAAGATCGCCGTAGTGCCATATTAAAAAGCATTAAAGAACAAGAAAAGCTGACGCCAGAACTGGAAAAGGCTATCAAAAGCGCCGACACCAAAAGCGAGCTAGAGGACTTATACCTTCCTTATAAACCCAAGCGTCGCACTAAAGCACAGATTGCTCGCGAAGCTGGTTTAGAACCTCTAGCCCACGACTTATGGCAAAACCCATCATTGGATCCGGAAAAGGAAGCCGAAAAATACCTTAATGAATCCGATGATAAGGACAAGCACATCGCCACCACTAAAGATGCGCTTGATGGTGCTCGCCAAATTTTAATGGAAGAATTCGCGGAAAATGCCGACTTATTAAAGCAGCTTCGTGATTATTTATGGGAAAACGCTTACATCAAAGCCGAAGTGGTTGAAGGCAAAGAGAAAGAAGGCATCAAGTTCTCAGACTACTTTGATCATAACGAAGCCTTTAATGCGATTCCGTCACACCGTATTTTAGCCTTGTTACGGGGTCGCAATGAAAACATCCTGTCGCTACAAATGGTCTCCAACCAACACTTAATTAAAGAGCCAGACGCAGCGGATCCATGCGTTGGTATGATTGCACAGCAATTTAATATTCAAGACCAAGGACGCCCAGCGGATAAGTGGCTACAGCAAGTCGTACTCTGGACTTGGAAAATTAAACTTCATTTGTACATGGAAACCGAATTACTGACTAAAGTCCGTGAACAGGGCGAAGCAGAGGCGATTCGAATCTTTGCCAAGAATCTGAATGACTTACTCATGGCAGCACCAGCTGGTGCTAAGACCACCATGGGCTTAGACCCTGGCCTACGTACTGGTGTAAAAGCGGTGATTGTTGATGACACCGGTAAATTATTAGCTCATAGCACCATTTTCCCCCATGCACCGCAAAAGCAATGGGATCAATCACTGCGCAAACTCGAGACTATGTGCGACATGCATAAAGTCGAACTAATCAGTATCGGTAACGGCACAGCTTCTCGTGAGACCGACAAACTGGTTGCAGAGCTGATGAAGAAGGCACCACAACTCAAGCTGCAGAAAATTATGGTTAGTGAAGCCGGCGCATCGGTGTACTCTGCTTCAGCACTGGCCGCTAAGGAGTTTCCAGATCTTGACGTCAGTTATCGAGGTGCTGTTTCTATTGCGCGTCGTTTGCAAGACCCATTAGCTGAACTCGTCAAAATCGAGCCTAAATCTATCGGCGTTGGTCAATATCAACACGACGTTAGCCAAAGCCAACTCGCAAAAAGTTTGGATGGTGTTGTCGAAGATTGTGTTAACGCCGTTGGCGTCGATCTCAACATGGCCTCGGTTCCGTTGTTAACGCGAGTCTCAGGTTTAAGTAAGACATTAGCGCAAAACATATACAATTGGCGTAATGAAAATGGTCGCTTTAACTCTCGCCAACAACTGTTGGATGTTGACCGTATGGGGCCAAAGACCTTCGAACAAGCGGCGGGTTTCCTACGCATCACGGACGGTGACAACGCCTTGGATAGTTCTGGTGTTCACCCGGAGACATATGCGATTGTTGAGAAAATTATTAACGATTTACAGCTTCAAGACATTCACCAGTTAATCGGTAATGACAAACACTTGAAGCAAATCAAAGCCGAAAACTACACAGACGAACAGTTTGGTGAACACACCATCAATGACATCATCAAGGAATTAGACAAACCTGGCCGCGACCCTCGTCCGGAGTTCCGTATGGTGCAATACAAAGAAGGCGTCGAAACGCTAAAAGACCTTAAGAAGAACATGGAGCTCGAAGGTGTCGTCACGAACGTTACTGCCTTTGGTGCTTTTGTCGATGTTGGTGTCCACCAAGATGGACTGGTCCACTTGTCAGTAATGGCAAATAAATTCATCAAAGACCCTAGTGAAGTGGTTAAAGCTGGTGATATTGTTCGTGTTTGGGTGTCTGATGTCGACTTACAACGCAAGCGAATTAGCCTATCGATGATAGGCCCTGATACTGGTGGTAGCACCAAGTCCAGCAACAAGCCATCATCCAACCAGAGTAAAGTATCCCACAAAACTGGTGGTAAGAAGTCTCAAAAACAGCCTCAAGGTGCTTTTGCAGATGCCTTATCGGCGGCTTTAAAGAAAAGTTAA
- the ompR gene encoding osmolarity response regulator transcription factor OmpR produces MTEETPKVLVVDDDVRLRSLLERYLKEQDFIVRTVENAEQMDRFLERENYHLMVLDLMLPGEDGLSICRRLRSDNNPIPIIMLTAKGDEVDRIVGLEVGADDYLAKPFNPRELLARIRAVLRRQAKHIPGAPSNAESVISFGRFTLNLATREMTDDGKSISLTSGEFAVLKSLVEHARQPLSRDKLMNLARGRDYSALERSIDVQVSRLRRLIEADPAHPRYIQTVWGVGYVFVPDGGEA; encoded by the coding sequence ATGACTGAAGAAACACCAAAAGTACTAGTGGTTGATGATGATGTGCGCTTAAGAAGTTTGCTTGAGCGTTACCTCAAGGAGCAGGACTTTATCGTACGTACGGTAGAGAATGCAGAGCAGATGGACCGTTTTTTAGAGCGTGAGAATTATCATTTGATGGTTCTGGATCTGATGTTACCGGGGGAAGATGGCTTATCTATTTGCCGACGCCTTCGTTCTGACAACAATCCGATACCGATTATTATGCTGACGGCAAAAGGCGATGAAGTCGATCGTATTGTCGGACTCGAGGTCGGGGCTGACGATTACTTAGCTAAGCCGTTCAACCCTCGTGAGTTGCTGGCACGTATTCGTGCAGTATTACGTCGTCAGGCAAAACATATTCCTGGCGCTCCAAGCAATGCTGAATCAGTGATCAGCTTTGGACGATTCACTTTAAACCTTGCAACTCGTGAAATGACGGATGACGGTAAGTCAATTTCGTTGACCAGTGGCGAGTTCGCGGTGTTAAAGTCATTGGTCGAGCACGCACGTCAGCCTTTGTCGCGCGATAAGTTGATGAACTTAGCTCGTGGCCGTGATTATTCAGCGTTAGAACGCAGTATTGATGTGCAAGTCTCTCGCTTACGTCGTTTGATCGAAGCCGATCCTGCTCACCCACGTTATATTCAAACGGTCTGGGGTGTAGGTTATGTATTCGTGCCAGACGGTGGCGAAGCTTAG
- the envZ gene encoding two-component system sensor histidine kinase EnvZ yields the protein MRILPKSAFGRIALLVGVLLLINQWVSYLSISWYVAQPSMKQLVQLLASDVKTAMSMQDLEIEGKMTNEVRLEIMDDQRIQMISTRMGDPKQLREAQLYTVLTSQLAESLGVSEDSTEMRVEESDQIYYWIKSPRHSNVWFRIGMEPFEGFYIHPPIVYFTAILLLSLLGGWIFTKQISRPLRRLEFAAREIGRGDNPGQLKEEGLEEMVTVTRAFNQMARNVQQLEEDRTLLLAGVSHDLRTPLTRIRLATEFMGDEEAEVREGIIRDTEDMDQIIDQFISFVRDGRDERDQMGDLNSVVEDCVKSVRIQTQDISFELGEVPPLAFKPMAMKRLIMNLIMNGLKYAGAPLEVKTQVIDNKVRVSVYDQGPGIDEKEIERLFQPFSRGNSARSGGGSGLGLAIVQRIAKLHRGSVSLINRAEGGLEARLEFPVRTNT from the coding sequence ATGCGAATCTTACCTAAAAGTGCCTTTGGACGAATAGCCTTACTGGTTGGCGTGCTACTGCTGATCAACCAGTGGGTGTCTTATTTATCGATTTCTTGGTACGTGGCGCAGCCGTCGATGAAGCAGCTGGTACAACTGCTAGCGTCTGACGTAAAAACGGCTATGTCGATGCAGGACTTGGAAATCGAAGGCAAGATGACGAATGAAGTTCGGCTAGAAATCATGGACGATCAACGCATTCAGATGATTTCTACTCGCATGGGCGACCCGAAACAGCTTCGAGAGGCACAGCTGTATACAGTATTAACCTCGCAATTAGCCGAAAGTTTAGGGGTTTCAGAAGACAGCACGGAAATGCGCGTCGAAGAGTCTGATCAGATTTATTATTGGATTAAGTCGCCCAGGCACAGCAATGTGTGGTTTCGTATTGGTATGGAGCCGTTTGAAGGCTTTTATATCCACCCTCCAATTGTTTATTTTACGGCTATTTTATTATTGAGTTTGCTCGGTGGTTGGATCTTCACCAAGCAAATAAGTCGGCCTTTGCGCCGTTTAGAGTTTGCTGCTCGTGAAATTGGTCGAGGCGATAACCCTGGCCAATTAAAGGAAGAAGGATTGGAGGAAATGGTCACGGTGACTCGTGCCTTTAACCAGATGGCAAGAAATGTTCAGCAGTTAGAAGAAGATAGGACCTTATTGTTGGCAGGTGTGTCACACGACTTGCGCACACCATTGACGCGAATTCGACTAGCCACTGAGTTTATGGGCGATGAAGAGGCCGAGGTTCGAGAAGGTATTATTCGAGATACCGAAGACATGGACCAAATCATTGACCAGTTCATTTCATTCGTAAGAGACGGCCGTGACGAACGTGATCAAATGGGCGACTTAAATTCGGTTGTTGAAGATTGTGTGAAATCTGTTCGAATCCAAACTCAGGATATTAGCTTTGAGTTGGGAGAGGTTCCGCCGTTGGCATTTAAGCCCATGGCGATGAAGCGTTTAATTATGAACCTCATTATGAATGGTTTGAAGTATGCCGGTGCGCCGCTGGAAGTGAAAACTCAGGTTATTGATAACAAGGTGAGGGTATCGGTATACGATCAAGGCCCTGGTATTGATGAAAAAGAGATTGAGCGCTTATTCCAGCCGTTTTCACGAGGAAACAGTGCGCGAAGTGGCGGAGGTTCAGGCTTAGGGCTAGCGATTGTACAGCGTATCGCAAAACTGCATCGGGGTAGCGTGTCGTTGATTAATCGGGCTGAAGGCGGACTCGAAGCCCGCCTAGAGTTTCCTGTCAGAACCAATACTTAA
- the hslO gene encoding Hsp33 family molecular chaperone HslO, with protein MSDTIQRFTFANLPIRGEVISLEQSFQTIIEKHAEQHHYNSAQRQLLGQALAATALMAEIIKIEGKVALQLQSPSAVKLLLTECTHQGYIRGLTHLDQEQLTDSLDFAQWTQGGQMAITIEPAQGKRYQGVVPLENSELSDCLEEYFVRSEQLPTYIQLFASDDKVFGLFLQAMPGNSQDSTSSEDKSAAFEHVKALAETLTAEEALDISHQELLYRLFNQDEVTVYPEKQIQFQCGCSRERNEKALATIQPAELIEMVQENGGQIDLVCDFCSHKEIFTEQDVMTFLSNTSPSDSVN; from the coding sequence ATGTCAGATACGATTCAACGATTTACCTTTGCAAACCTGCCTATTCGGGGCGAAGTTATTAGTCTAGAGCAAAGCTTTCAGACGATTATTGAAAAGCATGCTGAACAACATCACTATAACTCCGCTCAGCGACAACTGCTCGGACAAGCATTAGCGGCTACCGCACTCATGGCCGAGATCATTAAAATTGAAGGTAAGGTGGCGTTACAGTTACAAAGCCCTTCAGCAGTGAAGTTACTACTCACAGAATGCACGCATCAAGGCTACATCCGTGGATTAACTCACCTAGACCAAGAGCAATTGACAGATTCGCTAGATTTTGCGCAATGGACTCAAGGAGGGCAGATGGCCATTACTATTGAGCCTGCTCAAGGCAAACGATATCAAGGCGTAGTGCCACTCGAAAACTCTGAGCTGTCTGACTGCCTTGAAGAGTACTTTGTTCGCTCCGAACAATTGCCCACTTATATTCAGTTATTTGCCAGCGATGACAAAGTATTCGGACTTTTTTTACAGGCCATGCCTGGTAACTCACAAGATTCTACATCCTCAGAAGATAAATCAGCCGCCTTTGAGCATGTCAAAGCACTTGCTGAAACATTAACGGCGGAAGAAGCCTTGGATATTTCTCATCAAGAGTTGCTTTACCGACTGTTTAACCAAGATGAAGTAACGGTTTACCCTGAGAAGCAGATACAATTCCAATGCGGCTGCTCTCGTGAGCGTAATGAAAAAGCTTTAGCGACTATCCAACCAGCAGAGTTAATCGAAATGGTTCAGGAAAATGGCGGACAAATTGACTTAGTTTGCGATTTTTGTAGCCACAAAGAAATCTTTACAGAGCAGGATGTCATGACGTTCCTGAGCAATACGTCGCCAAGCGACAGTGTTAATTAA
- a CDS encoding RNA-binding S4 domain-containing protein: MTADNSVRLDKWLWAARFFKTRSIAKEAIDGGKVHCDGVKGKASRVVTKGMSLKIRQGFHEKTVIVEGLSDKRGPAKIAQTLYEETADSIKQREALAVQRQSMPKTEGKPDKRQRRQIHRFKRDN; encoded by the coding sequence ATGACAGCTGACAATTCTGTGAGGTTAGACAAATGGTTATGGGCAGCCCGCTTTTTCAAAACCCGCTCAATCGCCAAAGAAGCCATAGACGGCGGTAAAGTTCATTGTGATGGCGTGAAAGGCAAAGCCAGCAGAGTAGTGACGAAGGGCATGAGCTTAAAGATCAGACAAGGCTTTCATGAAAAAACCGTTATCGTCGAGGGCTTATCCGATAAAAGAGGGCCTGCTAAAATTGCTCAAACGCTCTATGAAGAAACTGCCGACAGCATCAAGCAACGAGAAGCCTTAGCTGTACAGCGTCAGTCAATGCCGAAAACCGAAGGAAAGCCTGATAAACGCCAGCGACGCCAAATTCATCGTTTTAAACGAGACAACTGA
- the gspC gene encoding type II secretion system protein GspC codes for MNNFTQFVQQRGRLVARIVALILAIISLYVLAKLVWLWIEFFQPPPELVPVKSAPAPKKQATVNVEAIAGLHIFGEANAPVEEQVEAEETKLNLKLLGTYVSSEDKLSSAIIEANGSQESVYFIGDKLKVRGQVTLHKVETLQVILKNGGKFETLTLVEQLNQQVMSSAKKPELKSENGPQRTIDKSRDARLSRELAEMKEQIYTNPQALKDIANVQPVVDAGGQVSGFKVSPGKDPRMFTRLGLRRNDVITSVNGQKLSNEGMMGVMNELSNSDSVEVTIQRNGQPVTLILGISDMGSQRPRSNSRPNIEPNLEKREGNVREIK; via the coding sequence ATGAACAATTTCACCCAATTCGTGCAACAGCGGGGTAGGTTAGTAGCACGAATTGTAGCCTTGATATTGGCTATAATCAGCCTTTATGTCTTGGCAAAACTTGTTTGGTTGTGGATTGAGTTTTTTCAACCACCACCAGAACTTGTACCTGTAAAAAGTGCTCCTGCCCCAAAAAAACAAGCAACGGTCAATGTTGAGGCTATTGCTGGCCTACACATTTTTGGCGAAGCCAATGCCCCAGTTGAAGAGCAAGTGGAAGCTGAAGAGACCAAGCTGAACCTTAAGCTATTGGGCACTTATGTGTCTTCGGAAGATAAGTTAAGTAGCGCTATTATTGAAGCGAATGGTAGCCAAGAATCAGTTTACTTCATCGGCGATAAACTGAAAGTTCGTGGGCAAGTGACGTTACATAAAGTCGAAACGTTACAAGTCATTTTGAAAAATGGTGGTAAGTTCGAAACCTTAACGTTAGTCGAACAGCTCAATCAACAGGTGATGTCATCGGCAAAAAAGCCTGAGCTAAAGTCTGAAAATGGCCCTCAGCGGACGATCGATAAAAGTCGCGATGCACGCCTGAGTCGAGAATTGGCTGAGATGAAAGAGCAGATTTATACCAATCCTCAGGCATTAAAAGACATCGCAAATGTTCAGCCTGTGGTTGATGCCGGCGGTCAAGTTAGCGGTTTTAAGGTGTCACCTGGAAAAGATCCAAGGATGTTTACGCGTCTCGGTTTACGCCGTAACGATGTGATAACGTCTGTGAATGGTCAAAAATTAAGCAATGAGGGCATGATGGGTGTTATGAATGAGTTGAGTAACTCCGATTCAGTTGAAGTGACCATTCAGCGTAATGGCCAGCCAGTCACCCTAATACTTGGAATTTCTGATATGGGCAGTCAACGCCCTCGTTCAAACTCTAGACCAAATATAGAGCCGAACTTAGAAAAGAGAGAAGGCAATGTTAGAGAAATTAAATAG